In the Bernardetia sp. genome, one interval contains:
- a CDS encoding four helix bundle protein, with protein MSKGVLKKKSFHFAVRIVNLYKYLTISQKEYVLSKQILRSGTSVGANVREAEFAQSNLDFIHKLSISQKEINETLYWLELLKETDFIKNEEFESLNFDATELLKIITSSIKTMKSKIK; from the coding sequence AAAGGTGTTTTAAAGAAAAAAAGTTTTCATTTTGCTGTTCGGATTGTAAATTTATACAAATACTTAACTATTAGCCAAAAAGAATATGTTTTGTCTAAGCAAATTTTAAGAAGTGGAACATCAGTAGGAGCTAACGTAAGAGAAGCCGAATTTGCTCAAAGTAACCTAGACTTTATACATAAACTTTCTATCTCACAAAAAGAAATCAATGAGACACTTTACTGGCTTGAGCTTTTGAAAGAAACTGACTTTATAAAAAATGAAGAATTTGAAAGTTTAAATTTTGATGCAACTGAACTCTTAAAAATAATTACAAGTAGCATCAAAACAATGAAGTCAAAAATCAAATAG